The DNA sequence TCTCCACAAGCATCTGCAGGCGCCGGCCGGGCGAGTCGACCTCGGCGCCCCGCTGCTGCTGCCGCCGCCGTGCGCGGAAACCGTCCGCGACCGGCTGAACCGGAGGCGGCGGCGAGCAGACCCGAGCCCGTCGGCGCCTGCGGCCGCCCGACAAAACCACTCGCCGACGCAGCGCAGCACAGGGCACAGTCACACCATGAGTGAACGAGGGCTGGACCACGACGGAACGATTGCACGCGAAGGCGCACTGGACCGTGTGCCGACAGCGTTCACCCCCGTCGTCGCAGCCGCCCGAACCCGCATCACCCAGGCATTCGACACGCGGCTGCACAGCGCCTACATCTACGGCAGCCTCCCGCGCGGCACGGCCGTCCCCGGAGTCTCCGACCTCGACCTCCAGCTCGCGCTCCACGACGAACCCACCGCCGCCGATCGCGCCGGCGCCCAGGCGATCGCGGCCGCACTCGACCGGGCATTCCCCCAGATCGATGGTGTCGGCATCCTCGTGAGCAGCACCCGCGCGCTGCTGAGCGAACTCGAACGCCACGACGACGGCTTCTTCATCGCCTGCCTGTGCACCCCGCTGCTCGGCCCCGACCTGGCCGAGCGGCTACCGCGCTACCGCCCCACGCCCCTGCTCGCCCGCGAAACGAACGGCGATCTCGACCGCGCGCTGCCGCATTGGCGCGCCCGGGCCGCCGAAGCCGCCACCGACGCCGACCGCCGCACTCTCAGCCGCTCCGTCGCCCGCCGCATCGTCCGCACGGGATTCACCCTGATCATGCCCCGCTGGGGCGGCTGGACCAGCGACCTCGCCGAGTCCGCGGAACTCTTCGGCCGCTACTACCCGGAGCGCCTCCAGCAGATGCGCCTCGCCGCCGGAGTCGGAGCCGCCCCTTCAGCCGATCCCGCAGTACTCGCCACCCTCCTCGGCGACCTGGGCCCCTGGCTCGCCGCCGAGTACACGGCTGTGCACGGCGAGAAGACACCCCGCCCCTGAAGGCGGCGCCCAGCGAACGAGCCCGAAAGGAGCAACCCCGCAGGCACCGGCGAACGCCGGCACGTCCCGCGTGGCCACGCCGCGGGCGGCGGCGCGGCGTTGCAGTGCGGCGCTGCGCGCCGCAGGCCGGTACGGTACCGGGGCCGCGCCGAGTCGTGCGGCCGCCCAGGCCCCGCAGGCGGTGATCCGGGACACGGTTCCTTGACCCGGACTGGCCTGCGGGCTCCACAGTGGGCGTGTCCGACCGACCCGGCCGCTGCCGCCCGCGCGCCGCGCCTACCCGACCCAGGAAGGAACCACCATGGCCCACGCCATCCGCTACGCCCGCTACGGCGGCCCCGAGGTGCTCACTCTGGAGGAGGTGGACCTGCCCCGCCTCGAACCCGGGCAGGTCCGGGTGCGGGTGCGCGCCGCCGGGGTCAACCCCATCGACTGGAAGGTCCGCAGCGGCGCCTTCTCCTCGGCGGCGCTGCAGCAGCCCGCGGGCACCGGCATGGACCTGGCCGGCACGATCGAGGCGGTGGGACCGGGCGTCGAGCGGTGGAGCCCGGGCCAGGCCGTCTTCGGCAAGGCCGCGACCGGCGCCGCCGCCACCGAGGCCCTGGCCGAGGCCGACCGGCTGGTGGCCAAACCCGACTGGCTGTCGTTCGAGTCCGCCGCGGCCCTGCCGATCCCCGCCGAGACCGCCGTGCGCACCCTGGGCCTGCTGGGCGTCGGCTCGGGCCACCGACTGCTCATCCACGCCGTCGCCGGCGGCGTGGGGCTGGTCGCCGCCCAGTTGGCGCTGGTCCGCGGCGCCGCGGTGATCGGCACCGCCAGCCCGGCCCGCCACGGCTTCCTGCGCGAACTGGGCGTAGATCCGGTCTCCTACGGCGAGGGGCTGGAAGAGCGGCTGCGCGAGGCCGCCCCCGCGGGGGTGGACGCGGTCCTGGACGCCTCGGGACGCGGAGTACTGGCCGTCTCGGTGGAACTGGCGGGATCGCCCGAGAAGGTGATCACCATCGCCGACGGCTCGGCGGGCGAGCACGGCGTCCGCTTCTCCGGCGGCGGAGCCGACGGCGTCCCGCTGGAAGAGGTCTTCGCCGAAGTCCTGCCGCTACTGGAGCAGGGCCGGATCCGGCTGCCCGTGGAGGCGGTCTACCCGCTGGAGAAGACCGCCGAGGCCCACAGCCTCAGCCAGGAAGGCCACCTGAGCGGCAAGATCGTGATCAGCGTCGACGGCGGCGAGTAGTCCCTTGCCCGCGTGCGTCGCCGGCCGCCGTCGCGGACGGCGAAGGGGGTGAGGACCGAGGTGCGCCGACGGTGTCTCCGGGGCCGGTCTCGGCGTCGACCCCGGTTCCAGGGACACTCTGTGCGGCGGACGCCTGCGGCGCCCGGCGGGCGGTCCGGGGCGGCCCGGCGTGCCCGCGACCAGGGATGTGTGTGGAACATGCCGGGGCGGGCACGGTCAGGCGTGTCCGCACCGCCCTCGGAGGAGGTCGACATTTCCGAAGCCCGAACCACCGCTCCGGTCGTCTGTTTCCTCCATCCGCTCGCCAACGGGCGCGTGTGGTGGCGCCTCACCGAGGCGCTGCCGCGCCGGATCCGCACGCTGGTGGTGGAGCAGCCGCTCACCGGCCGCATCCAACCGCCGGGCCTGACCCGAGACGTCGTGGAGGCGGCGCGCGCCGCGCTGTCCCGGACGGGCGTCGATCTGGTGGTCGCCCCCGACCTCGCCGCCCACGCGGGTGCCGAGCTCGTCGCCGACGGCAGTGCCGCACACGCCCTGCTGATCAACCCCGACACCACGGCGCTGGTCGACCAGCCCGGCTATCAGACCCCCGCGCTCACCTCCGACATCGGAAGCTTCCTGCTGGACATGGCCCCCTACCACGAGCAGATGCGCGAGCAGGCGACCGTGCCCGCAGAGGGCGTCGAGACCATGGTGGAGTTCTCGCTGCGCAGTTGCGCCCACCTGGACGAACAGGACCGGGACCTGCTCCACGACATCTCCGTGGAACACATGACCCGCTCGATACCCTTCGATATCCCCGCCGAGGGCGTTGCGGCGCCGCCGGAGCACACTTGGTTCACGCGCCTGAGCGCGGATCCCGAGCGGTTCACCGTCTACTGCGGCGAAATCGGCCCCTTGAGCGAACATATCCGCACCGTGGTGCCCCGCAACGTCCCCCAAGCGCGCATGGTGCGCGCATCCCCCACCACCGGTTACCCCTGGCTGGAGCAGCCGCAGGCGCTGGCCGCGCTCATCGACGACCTTGTGACGAGGGGGGCGCCGGAGTCGGCGGACGTCCCGCACACGTGAACGGGCGGGGCGGGGCCCGCCGATCGGACGCCGAAGGCGCGGGCGCCGGCGGCGCCGCTCACCCGGCGGCGCCGCTCACCCGGCCGCGTCGGCGAAGCCGTCGAGGGCGGCCACGACGCGGGCGCGCATCCGTGTGCTGCCGGTGTGGCCGGCGTCGTCGAGGACCTCCAGGCGGGCGCCGGGCCAGGTGCGCCGCAGCTGCCAGGCGGTCTCCAGCGGCGCGCTCAGGTCCAGGCGGCCGTGGACGAGCACGCCGGGGACGGACGCCAGGCGGTGGGCGCGGGCCAGCAGCACCCCCTCTTCCAGCCAGGCGGCGTGGGCGAAGTAGCGGCTGGCGATGCGCACGAAGGCGAGCCGATCGCGGGTGGGGCGGCCGCTGTAGGCGGTGGGGTCGCCCGCGGCCTCGTGGGCGACGACGGCGTCCTCCCAGCGGGTCCACTCCTGGGCGGCCCGCTCGCGCACGCCCGGATCGGCGTGCTCCATCCGGGCCGCGTAGGCGGCCACCTCCGCCCCGTCGGCGGCCTCGGGTACGGCGCCGCGGAAGCGCCGCCACTGCTCGGGCAGGAACCGGCTCATGCCCCCGAACAGCCAGTCGATAGCCACTTCCCCGGACCGCGCGAGCGCGCCGAGGAGGACACCGCCGACCTGGCCCGCGACCTCGTGGCGGCGCTGCTGGCAAGCGCCGCCCCGCACTGAACCCCGCGGGGCGGCGCACGCCCGCGATCACCGCTCCTTGGGCATCAGGATCCACAGCACGATGTAGATCACGACCTGGGGCCCCGGAAGGACGCAGGACACCACGAACAGCACGCGCACCAGAAACGGCGACAGGCCGAAGCGGCGCGCCAGGCCGCCGCAGACTCCGGCGATGACGTTGTTGCGGGTACGCACCAGACCGTTGGCTGCCATAGCGTTCGCTCTCCTCACTGTCGTCGTCTGCTCAACCGCCGCGCGCAGCATGCCAGGCGGCGCCGGCGGCGTGCACGCCTCCCCTACCCCGAACGGCCCGCTTCCACCGCCACGGCTTGGCCCCCGGCCGCACCCGCCGGCCGCACACCCCCGCACACGCCGCCGAACCACCCCCTGCGCAGGAAAGACACCAGACCCGGCAACCGCTGCAGCGCCGCGTTTGGCTGCGCGATCCTCGGTCAGCAGGCGCCGGGACGGGTGGGCACCGGGCGCGTTCGCAGCAGCGCCCGAGCCGACACACGCGAGCACGACAGAGGGGCACCGCCATGTCCGAGGCCTTCCGCGACCGGGAACCGTCCGGCGACGACAAAGACCGCCAGCTCGACGGGGTCCGCGAGGACTCCGCGAACGCGCTGACCACCGAGACCGGTGTCCGCGTCGAGGACACCGACAACAGCCTCAGCGCCGGGGAGCGCGGCCCCACACTCATGGAGGACTTCCACTTCCGTGAGAAGATGACCCACTTCGACCACGAGCGCATCCCCGAACGCGTCGTGCACGCCCGCGGCGCCGGCGCCTACGGCTACTTCCAGGTCTATGAGTCGCTGGCCCGCTACACCCGCGCCGACTTCCTCACCGACCCCGGCCTGCGCACCCCGGTGTTCGTGCGGTTCTCCACCGTGGCCGGCTCCCGCGGCTCCGCCGACACCGTGCGCGACGTACGCGGCTTCGCGACCAAGTTCTACACCCGCGAAGGCAACTACGACCTGGTCGGCAACAACATGCCGGTGTTCTTCATCCAGGACGGCATCAAGTTCCCCGACTTCGTCCACGCGGTCAAACCCGAGCCCGACAACGAGATCCCCCAGGCCCAGTCGGCCCACGACACGCTGTGGGACTTCGTCGGGCTGCAGCCCGAGACGCTGCACATGATGATGTGGCTGATGAGCGACCGCGCCATCCCGCGCAGCTACCGCATGATGCAGGGCTTCGGGGTGCACACCTTCCGCCTGGTCAACGAGCGCGGCGAGGGCACCCTCGTCAAGTTCCACTGGAAACCGCTGCTGGGCACCCACTCCCTGGTCTGGGACGAGACGCAGAAGATCGGCGGCAAGGACCCCGACTTCAACCGGCGCGACCTGTGGGACTCCATCGAACGCGGCCAGTACCCCGAATACGAACTGGGCATGCAGCTGGTACCCGAGTCCGACGAGCACGCCTTCGACTTCGACCTGCTCGACCCCACCAAGATCATCCCCGAGGAGACCGTCCCGGTCACCCCGGTCGGCAAGATGGTGCTCGACCGCAACCCCGACAACTTCTTCGCCGAAACCGAGCAGATCGCCTTCCACACCGCCAACGTCGTGCCCGGCATCGACTTCACCAACGACCCGCTGCTGCAGGCCCGCAACTTCTCCTACCTCGACACCCAGCTCATCCGGCTGGGCGGGCCCAACTTCCAGCAGCTGCCCGTCAACCGGCCCGTGGCCGACGTCAGCAACAACCAGCGCGACGGCTACGGCCAGCACCGCGTCCACCGCGGCCGCACCAGCTACTTCCCCAACTCGCTGGGCAGCGGCTGCCCTTACCTCGGCGAGGCGCCCTACAGCCACTACGCCGAACGCGTCGACGGCGACAAGATCCGCAAACGCAGCGAAAGCTTCAAGGAGCACTACAGCCAGGCCACCCTGTTCCTCAACAGCCTGGCCGGCTGGGAACGGGCGCACCTGACCTCGGCCTTCCAATTCGAGCTGGGCAAATGCGAAACCATGGCGGTGCGCGAGCGCGTCGTCGAACACCTCAACCGCATCGACCACACCCTGGCCGCCGAAGTCGCCCGCGGCATCGGCGTGGCACCGCCCGCAACCGAGGAGGTCGCCAACCACGGCCGCTCCTCGCCCGCGCTCAGCCAGGCCAACTCGGTCACGGACACGATCTACTCGCGCCAGGTCGCGGTACTGGCCGACGAAGGCGTCAACGCCGCCGAGGTGCTGCGCCTGCGCGAAGCCCTCGCCGCACAAGGCGCGCTTGTGGAGGTGCTGG is a window from the Streptomonospora litoralis genome containing:
- a CDS encoding nucleotidyltransferase, producing MSERGLDHDGTIAREGALDRVPTAFTPVVAAARTRITQAFDTRLHSAYIYGSLPRGTAVPGVSDLDLQLALHDEPTAADRAGAQAIAAALDRAFPQIDGVGILVSSTRALLSELERHDDGFFIACLCTPLLGPDLAERLPRYRPTPLLARETNGDLDRALPHWRARAAEAATDADRRTLSRSVARRIVRTGFTLIMPRWGGWTSDLAESAELFGRYYPERLQQMRLAAGVGAAPSADPAVLATLLGDLGPWLAAEYTAVHGEKTPRP
- a CDS encoding NADP-dependent oxidoreductase, with the translated sequence MAHAIRYARYGGPEVLTLEEVDLPRLEPGQVRVRVRAAGVNPIDWKVRSGAFSSAALQQPAGTGMDLAGTIEAVGPGVERWSPGQAVFGKAATGAAATEALAEADRLVAKPDWLSFESAAALPIPAETAVRTLGLLGVGSGHRLLIHAVAGGVGLVAAQLALVRGAAVIGTASPARHGFLRELGVDPVSYGEGLEERLREAAPAGVDAVLDASGRGVLAVSVELAGSPEKVITIADGSAGEHGVRFSGGGADGVPLEEVFAEVLPLLEQGRIRLPVEAVYPLEKTAEAHSLSQEGHLSGKIVISVDGGE
- a CDS encoding alpha/beta hydrolase family protein; amino-acid sequence: MAIDWLFGGMSRFLPEQWRRFRGAVPEAADGAEVAAYAARMEHADPGVRERAAQEWTRWEDAVVAHEAAGDPTAYSGRPTRDRLAFVRIASRYFAHAAWLEEGVLLARAHRLASVPGVLVHGRLDLSAPLETAWQLRRTWPGARLEVLDDAGHTGSTRMRARVVAALDGFADAAG
- a CDS encoding PspC domain-containing protein, with the protein product MAANGLVRTRNNVIAGVCGGLARRFGLSPFLVRVLFVVSCVLPGPQVVIYIVLWILMPKER
- a CDS encoding catalase, with the protein product MSEAFRDREPSGDDKDRQLDGVREDSANALTTETGVRVEDTDNSLSAGERGPTLMEDFHFREKMTHFDHERIPERVVHARGAGAYGYFQVYESLARYTRADFLTDPGLRTPVFVRFSTVAGSRGSADTVRDVRGFATKFYTREGNYDLVGNNMPVFFIQDGIKFPDFVHAVKPEPDNEIPQAQSAHDTLWDFVGLQPETLHMMMWLMSDRAIPRSYRMMQGFGVHTFRLVNERGEGTLVKFHWKPLLGTHSLVWDETQKIGGKDPDFNRRDLWDSIERGQYPEYELGMQLVPESDEHAFDFDLLDPTKIIPEETVPVTPVGKMVLDRNPDNFFAETEQIAFHTANVVPGIDFTNDPLLQARNFSYLDTQLIRLGGPNFQQLPVNRPVADVSNNQRDGYGQHRVHRGRTSYFPNSLGSGCPYLGEAPYSHYAERVDGDKIRKRSESFKEHYSQATLFLNSLAGWERAHLTSAFQFELGKCETMAVRERVVEHLNRIDHTLAAEVARGIGVAPPATEEVANHGRSSPALSQANSVTDTIYSRQVAVLADEGVNAAEVLRLREALAAQGALVEVLAPHDGQLRAVDGQMLAVDRAMHTVASVVYDAVVVAGGADSAAALAEYGLALNFVAEAFKHAKPVAATHEGVGVLEAAPLPHLRMAGDGDPAAVVDQGVVTHRGGDPAEFHTAFARVLAGHRVWDRDTARVPA